In Pseudomonas sp. P5_109, the genomic window TCACGTCGTAACCAGCCTCGACGAAGAACGTCAGGAAACGCTCGAAATCGTCGATGCGCAGGCCACGGTAGGCCTTGACCAGCTTGTGCAGAGACGGAGAAGTCGCGTCGACCGGTTCGAAATCGAGGAACAACTTGATCTGCTCATCGCCGATCTCGTCACCAATCACTTGTTTTTTATCTTTACGCATTGCCGGCTCCAGCTCGCAGACATTTCACGGGGCGGGCAGTTTACCCCCGTGCGGGCTCAAGGCTCAACGCGCACGCGTGCTACCGGTGTGCAGATCGGCCCAGACATGCCCATTGGCGTAGCTGAGGAACTGGCAATACACGGTGTCATTGCGTAACAAGTCGATCACCACCCGGTATTGCGCCAGCGGGTAATAGAGGGTCAGGGTCTTGCTCGACTCGTCGTAGACGGGCTTCTTCAGGCTTTTGCTCTCGCCATCGAAGTTGACCAGCACCTGACTGATGGTAGCGCCCTTGTTCAGGGACTTGCCCTTGAGGCGAATCATCAAGGGCGAGGTGACCGGTATCGGCTGTTGATTGGACTGACGCTGAGCGCCGACCACCACCGAATAATCGGTGACCTGCATCAGTTGCTGCTGTTCGGGAGCGGCATCGCGCAGAGTGAGATCGTCCGGCGGCAGGAATTGACTGTGCATGGGCGCAGGAGCGGCAGCCAACGGCAGGCTGAGGGTCAGCAACAGGGCGGCGCAGCAGCGGATCGAACGGCTCATGACAGACTCCGGAATCGGGGCCGAACACTCTAGCATGGGTGCATGGACGCAGATCAATGTGGGAGCGGGCTTGCTCGCGAAGAGGGAGTGTCAGTCAACATCAATGCAGCTGACACACCGCTTTCGCGAGCAAGCCCGCTCCCACAGGGTACCGATCAATCGAACTGCGCGTGCATCCAGGCCTGATACACGGCAACACCAGGCTCGCCTTCGCGCGGCGCCCAATGCGCCAGTTCACCTTCACCAACCGGACGGTAAGGGCCGGCCTTGCATTCGAACATCAGGCTGTCGGCTTCCAGCACCACCAAACCGTGGAACACACCGGTTGGCAGGTCCACGCCAACACAGTCGCCGCCAGCCTCAAGCACGGTCTTGCTCAGCACCGTACCGGTCTCATCAAAGATCAACACGCCCAGCCGCCCCTTGAGGACCAACAGGGTTTCGGCCTTGTTGTCGCCCAGATGCCGATGAGGCGGGATATACGTGGACGGCTGCAACCCCACCGCCATGCGATGGCAGGCATCTTCCATCTGATGGAAGTTGTGATGCTGACGTCCACGAGGACTGGCCGCGGCTTTCCCGGCCAGCTCGGCGAACAAGGTCTGATCCAGAAAGCGAGGCGTATCCATGTCTTACATTCCTTTAACGGCGAAAATCCCGTTGGCGTTACGCCAGTAGCCTTTGTAGTCCATGCCGTAACCGAAGATGTAGCGGTCGATGCACGGCAGACCGACGAAATCGGCCTTGAGGTCCGGGCGGGCCTTGCGGTCGTGGTCTTTGTCGATCAACACGGCGGTGTGCACTTTACGCGCGCCGGCGTGTTTGCAGAAGTCGATGATCGCGCCCAGGGTGTGACCTTCGTCGAGGATGTCGTCGATGATCAATACATCACGGTCGATGAAGGACACTTCCGGCTTGGCTTTCCAGAACAGGTCACCGCCGCTGGTTTCGTTGCGATAGCGGGTCGCGTGCAGGTAGGACGCTTCCAGCGGGAACTGCAGATAGGTCAGCAGCTTGCCGGAGAAAATCAGGCCGCCGTTCATCACGCAGAACACCACCGGGTTGCTGTCGGCCATTTGTTCGTTGATTTGTGCACCGACACGGGCGATGGCCGCCTCGACTTCAGCTTCGGTGTACAGGCAGTCAGCCTCTCGCATGATTTGACGGATATGCTCGAGATCAGCGGACATGGCGCTCTCCAAGGGTTTGAGGGGGAGGGACGGATTCGGAAAAGCGGGCAAAGGTACGCATCCAGCGAGGCCAGATCAAGCGTTTGTGGACTAACGTACTGTATGTCTATAGGACAACACCCTCGGATAGATTAATCTAGGCCGGTTTTTTTGCCCGCCGCCGGAGCCTTTCCCCATGCCCATCCATGAGATCCGCCACCCGCTGATCCGTCATAAACTTGGCCTAATGCGCCGCGCAGACATCAGCACGAAGAATTTCCGTGAGCTCGCTCAGGAAGTCGGCGCCCTGCTGACCTATGAAGCCACCAAAGACCTGCCGCTGGAATCCTACGATATCGAAGGCTGGTGCGGCACCGTATCGGTCGAAAAGATCGCCGGCAAGAAAATCACCGTGGTACCGATCCTGCGTGCCGGCATCGGCATGCTCGAAGGCGTGCTCAGCCTGATCCCCGGCGCCAAAGTCAGCGCCGTCGGCGTGGCTCGCAACGAGGAAACCCTCGAAGCCCACACCTATCTGGAAAAACTGGTACCGGAAATCGACGAACGCCTGGCGATGATCATCGACCCGATGCTCGCCACCGGCGGCTCGATGGTTGCCACCATCGACCTGCTGAAAAAAGCCGGCTGCAAGGACATTCGCGCCATGGTGCTGGTCGCCGCGCCTGAAGGCATTGCCGTGGTCGAGAAAGCTCACCCGGACGTGATCATCTACACCGCGTCCATTGATCAAAAACTGAACGAACACGGTTACATCATCCCAGGGCTGGGCGATGCCGGTGACAAGATCTTCGGCACCAAGCAGAAGGACGCGTGACCATGCAGCAAGAGTTCAACGATCCGCTCTGGCGCACGGTACTGTCGGGTGCACAGATGCTGTTCGTGGCCTTCGGCGCCCTGGTGTTGATGCCGCTGATTACCGGCCTCGACCCCAACGTGGCGCTGTTCACGGCCGGCCTGGGGACGATCCTGTTCCAGATCGTCACCGGGCGCCAGGTGCCAGTGTTCCTGGCATCGAGCTTTGCCTTCATCACCCCGATCATTCTCGCCAAGGGCCAGTTCGGCCTGGCCGCGACCATGGGCGGCGTGATGGCGGCGGGTTTCGTCTACACCTTCCTCGGCCTTGCGGTGAAGATCAAAGGCACTGGTTTCATCGACCGCCTGCTGCCTCCGGTAGTGATTGGCCCGGTGATCATCTCCATCGGCCTCGCCATGGCCCCGATCGCCGCCAACATGGCCATGGGCAAGGCCGGTGACGGCAGCGAGCTGATTCATTACCAGACGGCGATGATGATCTCGATGCCGGCGCTGCTGACCACACTGATCGTCGCGGTTTTCGGCAAGGGCATCTTCCGCCTGGTGCCGATCATCTCCGGCGTGCTGGTCGGTTTCGGCATGGCGTTCTATTTCGGTGTGGTCGATACCGCGAAGATCGCGGCGGCACCCTGGTTCGCCATCCCGCACTTCACCGCGCCGGAATTCAACTGGCAGGCGATTCTGTTCATCGTTCCGGTGGCCCTGGCCCCGGCTATCGAACACATCGGCGGCGTGATTGCCGTGGGTAGCGTGACCGGTCGCGATTACCTGAAGAAGCCAGGCCTGCACCGCACCCTGCTCGGCGATGGCATTGCCACCACGGCGGCCGGTCTGTTCGGCGGCCCGCCCAACACCACTTACGCCGAAGTGACTGGCGCGGTGATGCTGACCAAGAACTACAACCCGAAAATCATGACCTGGGCGGCGATCTTCGCCATCAGCCTGGCATTCATCGGCAAGTTCGGCGCACTGCTGCAAAGCATTCCGGTGCCGGTGATGGGCGGGATTCTGTGCCTGTTGTTCGGTTCGATTGCGGCGGTGGGGATGAACACGCTGATCCGCCACAAGATCGATCTGGGCGAGGCGCGCAATCTGGTGATTGTTTCGGTGACCCTAGTGTTCGGGATCGGCGGCGTGCTGATCGGCACCGGCACCGGGCCGGACGATTTCGGCCTGAAAGGCATCGCGCTGTGCGCGGTGGTGGCGATTGGCTTGAACCTGCTCCTGCCGGGCAATGACAGCTGGAAGCACAAGAAGGCGGATGAGCCGCTGCTGTAATGCTTCAAGAGCTTTGTTGTTAATGAAATAGCTTTCGCGAGCAAGCCCGCTCCCACAGTTTGGAATGCATTTCCCTGTGGGAGCGGGCTTGCTCGCGAAGCTTTTAAAGCGCCAACGGCGCCCTTTCGCACAACACACTCAACGCCCGCGCCCAATGCGGGTCATCGTTGAGGCACGGCACCAGCACCAACTCCTCGCCCCCCGCCTCGCGGAACTGCTCCTTGCCGCGATCACCGATCTCTTCCAGGGTCTCGATGCAATCGGCAACGAACGCCGGGCACATCACCAGAATCTTTTTCACGCCGCTTTTGGCCAACTCATCGAGGCGCGCTTCAGTGTAGGGTTCGATCCATTTGGCGCGCCCCAGGCGCGACTGGAACGACACCGACCACTGGCCCTCCGACAGCCCCAAACGCTTCGCCACCTCTGCCGCCGTGCGCAGGCATTGGCCGCGATAACAGGTGGCGACCACCTCCGGCGGCGCACCCGCGCAGCAATCACCGCCACCCTCGAAGCTATGACCGGGGTTGAGCTTCTTCAGATGCCGTTCCGGCAACCCATGAAAACTCATCAGCAAGTGATCGAAGCCCTGCTGCAAATGCGGCCGGGTCGTGGCCACCAGCGCATCGAGGTACTCCGGTTGATCGTAGAAAGGCTGGAGCACCGACAACTGCACGTCGAGTTTATTCTCGCGCACAACGCGCTTGGCCTCTTCGATGACCGTGGTAGTGGTGCTGTCGGCGA contains:
- the upp gene encoding uracil phosphoribosyltransferase, producing the protein MPIHEIRHPLIRHKLGLMRRADISTKNFRELAQEVGALLTYEATKDLPLESYDIEGWCGTVSVEKIAGKKITVVPILRAGIGMLEGVLSLIPGAKVSAVGVARNEETLEAHTYLEKLVPEIDERLAMIIDPMLATGGSMVATIDLLKKAGCKDIRAMVLVAAPEGIAVVEKAHPDVIIYTASIDQKLNEHGYIIPGLGDAGDKIFGTKQKDA
- the hemH gene encoding ferrochelatase, encoding MTDHALLLVNLGSPASTSVADVRSYLNQFLMDPYVIDLPWPVRRLLVSLILIKRPEQSAHAYASIWWDEGSPLVVLSRRLQQAMSSQWQHGPVELAMRYGEPSIESTLVRMAAAGHKRITLAPLYPQFADSTTTTVIEEAKRVVRENKLDVQLSVLQPFYDQPEYLDALVATTRPHLQQGFDHLLMSFHGLPERHLKKLNPGHSFEGGGDCCAGAPPEVVATCYRGQCLRTAAEVAKRLGLSEGQWSVSFQSRLGRAKWIEPYTEARLDELAKSGVKKILVMCPAFVADCIETLEEIGDRGKEQFREAGGEELVLVPCLNDDPHWARALSVLCERAPLAL
- a CDS encoding uracil-xanthine permease family protein — protein: MQQEFNDPLWRTVLSGAQMLFVAFGALVLMPLITGLDPNVALFTAGLGTILFQIVTGRQVPVFLASSFAFITPIILAKGQFGLAATMGGVMAAGFVYTFLGLAVKIKGTGFIDRLLPPVVIGPVIISIGLAMAPIAANMAMGKAGDGSELIHYQTAMMISMPALLTTLIVAVFGKGIFRLVPIISGVLVGFGMAFYFGVVDTAKIAAAPWFAIPHFTAPEFNWQAILFIVPVALAPAIEHIGGVIAVGSVTGRDYLKKPGLHRTLLGDGIATTAAGLFGGPPNTTYAEVTGAVMLTKNYNPKIMTWAAIFAISLAFIGKFGALLQSIPVPVMGGILCLLFGSIAAVGMNTLIRHKIDLGEARNLVIVSVTLVFGIGGVLIGTGTGPDDFGLKGIALCAVVAIGLNLLLPGNDSWKHKKADEPLL
- a CDS encoding PA4642 family protein, producing the protein MRKDKKQVIGDEIGDEQIKLFLDFEPVDATSPSLHKLVKAYRGLRIDDFERFLTFFVEAGYDVNGKDEHGNDFVALIKDQRNAPDYIELIEKARG
- a CDS encoding hypoxanthine-guanine phosphoribosyltransferase, with translation MSADLEHIRQIMREADCLYTEAEVEAAIARVGAQINEQMADSNPVVFCVMNGGLIFSGKLLTYLQFPLEASYLHATRYRNETSGGDLFWKAKPEVSFIDRDVLIIDDILDEGHTLGAIIDFCKHAGARKVHTAVLIDKDHDRKARPDLKADFVGLPCIDRYIFGYGMDYKGYWRNANGIFAVKGM
- a CDS encoding WbuC family cupin fold metalloprotein translates to MDTPRFLDQTLFAELAGKAAASPRGRQHHNFHQMEDACHRMAVGLQPSTYIPPHRHLGDNKAETLLVLKGRLGVLIFDETGTVLSKTVLEAGGDCVGVDLPTGVFHGLVVLEADSLMFECKAGPYRPVGEGELAHWAPREGEPGVAVYQAWMHAQFD